The window agtagtCTGACAGCCTTGTAAACACTTCTTTTTGAATACTTGTGGCCCAAAATGCATATCCTGTCGCTCTCAGCGAGGTGGAACTACAAGCTGACGAAGAGGGTCCATTCGAGTGTCTATCAAgtttagttggtttttgtaggTGTGTACTGCCACGTACATAACTATGATACATGAATAACATTTAAACAATTACGCCCCTGTTCACCTACAACAAAAACATGGACTTGCTTGCTGAGGACAGAAAACTGAATTTCAAAGCACCATTCGAGGGGAGAGGTCCTTACAGAAGTGATTGAGGCCTTTAAGATAACTGAGTCCCTAACAGGTAACTACAGAGATAAAGGAGACTCATCGGATAGAACTGGTATGTACTTTtaaccaaaaaacaacaacaaaaagtaaGTGCACAATcaatgacaggaaaaaaaagtttttaaaaaattggcAATTGTACACAATTTTTTGGCTGAGCAGCGTGCAATTCAGCTACAGTATATGTAGGTAAGATATTTTTCTGCACAAATACTCAGTTTACTATCAGCTAAATATCCTGTCTGTTCTCATGCATCTCCTGTCTCTACTTAAATGCATAAACTACAGTACATTGATTAGATTGTCCTCGGTCGTTAAAGAGGAGGGGATTTAGTATAGCCTCTGACTATGGGGCAGCGGCTTGCAGGGAACAAGTTTGCCTCATCTGATTGTAATCAAATGCTACAAAATCAGTTACACTTTAAAATCAGTTGCCCATCATGTCAcagattaataaaataaaataaaaatccagtGATAGCAAGTGAAAATTAGGGGCAGAGCTTAAGTAGACTAGTACAAAATGGACAAGAATGACATGACTTAATTTCTATTCATTCTTGGCTCCACTTCACAATAAAAGATGCAGCCATATTTCATGATAATCTCTCCATTTATTCCATTCCAAAAGTAAAGAGGCACAAAAATCCAAGTGCCAGAATCTAAAACATAAAGCTTGTGGCAAGGCACTAAGTTTAAGATGCCACTTGTTGTGAAGCAGTCTCTCTTTTTTACACTGGCTTTAAACAATTACATTACCTACTGCACAACTTTTATACCTTGTTTTTATGGCTTAGTATTGTTATGTTATTTATGACTCTGCTACTTAATTTCTgcttgttcatttatttattttctacacAAGTGATTGTTATAAACTGGGAAACATACATTCTTTTGCAAATTGCAATGAATTAGTCTTACATTAAATTAAGAACCTATTCTTCCTAACGAGCATTCAATTACACAATCCAGCCAAAAtttaccagaaaaaaaaaatcatccccTATTAGTCTTTGGTGTTGTCTTTtggcacaaaaatattttagcagTTTGTACCCTATTCACAAAACCTTGCTGATAATATTCCAAGAAGaaatgcttgttgttttttttgtcttcaaaTAAAGGGCAAGAATTATCGTAGTGAGGTTAACATGAATCAGAAACTGATTTTGTTGAGGTCAGATCAGCTGGCAACCCTTCGCACATCGCCCGCTGACAAAAATATACTTGACTTGGAAAACATTAATCTAAAAAAGTACTGTATATGCTGACAGACAGACATTGGTGATGATGATTAAGAGTGTTTGTGATAAATTCGTACACTAAAGACAATGAAAAGCTAGCTATACCGATTTTGCAAAATTATCCAAATTTTGGTTTGTCGATGAGTAAAGACGACGAATGCACATTcaaaggaataaaaaggactGCACTCTTAATATAAAATCTGACATAAGCAACAAAACACAAGATTCTCCCACCAAATGCACACAACGTAGgaaataatatgaaaactatAAAATTGTCAATCAATTCTCAATTCATTGACACAAATTCAGCATGGACCAGTTgggacaaaataaaagcataaagcAGGTGCTCTTCAAAAATAAAGGCATTAACCAGCTGGATGGCGAGTAAGAAAGCAAAAATAGCACAAAAGGAACCACCCAGCTGAGCTTTAAATTAGCAAATTCTAATCATCAACCAGGCCTTTTAAGTGCCTTTTAAATGTGAATATGAATTTTTAAATCACAATGGAAATAAATCTCTATATTCCCACAACACCCCATCCCCGTAATTCAAATAGTATAGATAAAATGCAATGTTACCATATATGTGACTTGTAGCCAAAAGTATTTATGTGATTGCAGAGTCTCATCAAAGCTCAAGACATTTTTACTCAGAGTAAAAATCATCACAATTAAGACAGATTAGCACATTTTATTACTGGGACAGCACTCACCCAAACTGCTAACTCTGCAAAGTGCATCGATACTTTGGATCATCAGCTACCTCTTAAAACATTTACCTCTTAACCTTGACAATACCATAAAGTGGGCTTGACAAAATGAGGAAAACGTGTTACAAGTCTGCACCTGACCCTGAACAATGCAGAAAATGAATATCACAGATTAACTGTCCAATTGTAGAGGACACAATGGAAAACAAACCCATAGCTCTTTCAAATAATGGAAGAAAAACCATGTCACAATGGCTGAGATtcctttgttctttctgcttGCATATTGTTCAGACTAGTATATTATAGTGATTTAGGTGAACACATCCAGAGCTGTTCCTGGTGTGCTGAGTTTACAATGAGTACTCCCTGCCTCTGTTAGACACTGAGTATCAAACTGGAACcccaggaaaaaacaaaaacatatacaatAGTTCTGAATAAACCTCATACAGGGGATATAGAGGAATACAAATTACTTCACTGTATGGATGAGATTCATCCATTACATGGATGGCAGCATCTAAAACCACGCCTAGGCTGACAGAGTGAGATCTCCAGTAGTGATGAGAGATAAAATCCTGAAgtgttttgaagaaaaaaaattttatcttgaaaaataacagagaaatgtctcttacTCTGCTCTCCATATTTGCCCAATAGCACACAAGTAGGCCAGCAAGCTTTCTACTCATAACATAGCACCTTCTTAATCATGTTATCCTGGCTAACCATGAAACATTTGACAAGGACTTTGTCCCTAATCCATACAATCAGCAAGGAATATTTCCCCTAAGTATCAAGGCTTTGTGTTGAAAGAATATTCTTTACAGGGTTTGGCAATAAGATACTGTACAAAAAACCTAGAACGGATTTTAAACGTTGAACACATCTGTGCCTGGTAGGTTCTTGGCTATGAGGTAGAACCTGGTGAGTTTCATTTAAGTTAAAATACTGTCTATTATGAGTATGTAGTTGCATCATGAGGTATTGAACGGATATGTCACACGAAGCTTTGCACTGGCAGAAAAATCATTCCTTGTGTGTAAGTGGCCTCCTGTGGCCACATGTGCAAAAACAGGTTAGGTAAAAAGGTGATATGACAAGCATCTTACCAGAGCTTTCACATTATCAATTATTGCAACATGCCTATATAACtctgtaaatatgttttaaaaaacatggaAAGATAAAAAGAGAAATCAATCCGGGGGTCTTGATTATTGGGACCACCTTAAAAATAGTAAGTCGTTACTCCCTTTACTTGAAAGAATCCGATTTCTATAAAGCACCCATTTTCTCTCTGTATTTAGCATCTAACTTTCACAAAACTGACAGAAACCCTCGATGAAAGAAAGGTCCATAGTAGCGGGAGCTGATTCAAAAAGAGGAGAGTCCTTTAAATTGCGCTGAAATAAACATTTCTTAAAGCTTCCTTAACCTGAAGCAGGACCTAAAAATCACATCTTGATGCTTGAGCCTCCTCTGGACTGCACTTTGAACTCTCCTCCATTTCATTGGCTGGTGCCTCTTCTGCATATTGTGCCTCAAAGGCCATCCCCTCAGACGTATCTTCTTGGTCCTTCTGACCTGAGCTTCCCTCCATCCTCTCTGGAGAGTCCATGTGATTGCTGCCCTCTGATGCTCCCAGGTGCTTCTTCCTCAGGTGTTGGTTAAGGGTGCCCTGAAATGGGAAGCATTTCCCACAGATCTGACAGTGAAAGGGCTTGTTGTCCGTGTGGCCACGGATGTGGTACTCCAGCTGGTCTTTCCTTGTGTACTTCTTGCCACAGAATTTACAAACAAATGGGGTGATTCCCATGTGCAGGCGCATGTGGCGGTCTAGGCTCCCTTTCTGATTGAAGGTCTTTCCACAGTAGATGCAAATGAGTCTCTCATTGTAAGGGTACCACTGGCTCCGTAGGCTACGTTCTCGCACATCGTTCTCCAACCCTGTGGGTCCCACAGTTGATTCGCCATCGTCTGAGCCTGGTTTAATATGACTCAGCACCCCTGCGGGGATAGCCAACGGGCGCTTTGCCCTGGCTCGGCCACCTCTGAAGCCACTGAGAATGGAGCGGGAAGGACTGGTGTTGCTGAGGTTGACAAAGCACGGGGAGGACAGCCCTGAGTAAGAATAGGAAGCAGGCTGGATTACAGGACCATAAGAGCCCACAGTGACAGCCACTACCTGGTCTCCATCCACCAACTCTGTGTGATAGCCATCATCACCAGCTGAGGAACTGTCTGAATAAGTGGGCCTATTGGTCTTTTCTATCTTCACATGCACATCTGTTACTTGCCCATCTTTGCCAATCAGTTCCACTTGCTCTGTTTCTCCCTCCACGGGCGCATCGTGCTCTGACACACTATCACTACTGCCACGATCCGAGTGGCCTTCCTCTTGCTGCTGTCTCACCCGGCCCAGGCTTTTTCCTCCCAGCTCCAAGCGCACTTCATTCCCTGCCTGAGTCTGTCGGGAGTAGTAAGGGGGGGAGATCTGGGTGGGATTTATGAAGAGGTTGCTGTCATTGACCCCGTTGCGGCTAGTCTGCAAGCTGTCTTTCTCTGGGCTGCTGACACTAACTGGGAGGCTGATCTTGGAATGGAGGCTCTCCAGGATTTGGGTGCACTTGTCAATGATTGCCTGCATTTGCAGAAAGCTGGCAGCGGTGAGAAAACTGATAATATCTTTGAGCTGCAGGGACATGTGACCTGTGTAGCAGAAAGCAAGAAGCTGTTCAAACACCTCAGGGCTTTTGATGACTGAAATGGAAAGGCCACTCATGGTGCTCAAAGCTGAGTGGTCACGGAAGTAGGGTGAACTAGCTGCCAGCACGGCCTTGTGGGCTCGAAAGGGCTGGCCCTGAACGTGAACAATGATGTCGCACAGCTTCCCTTGCAGCCGCAACTCATTGAGTTGGGTCAGAACAGTGTTGCTGAACTCCGGCACATCAAACTCGAAGTAGCTGCCGTCGTCCATTTCTTGTATACGTTTCTCCAGTTTGTTGACAGCCTGatgggagaagaaaaaagacaaaatatcagATGTTGTCATATTAAACTGCAACATTTTAATAGCTTCAAGGTACAAAAAAGCACTGGGCCATGTATACACTCAGCTTTGTGCAGAAACTAATGCCATGTCATTCAAGCCCTGCACTAAATCATACCTTCATTAACACTATAATGTTAAGTAGGTTTAAACTGCTCctcaaagcatttttaaaatttgacaAAAAATGAACTCCACTATCAGACAAGCaggagaaaatggatggatagattcCAATTTCTTTCAAGTTCACTCTTTACCCTAACAACCTTCAAACATTCAAGATTTTATGCTTTTCTCATTGGCATTAACCACCAACATGAATATGTGAATAATAATTGTGTTAATTACATATGCATTAGGGTgattaatatataatataatataatactaATATATAGACTAATATATCTGCTACAGGCAACTGGATGAATTGACTACCAGTTGGTTTTTGGTTGCActgcatgtacacacacacggtTGTCTAGGAATGCAACTGTCACTGCCAGTTGCTGGACTGATTGTGACATGTCAAATTTTAACTTCGGTACCTTACCAAAGCCATTTCTTAATAGCCATTTCTCAACCTgtatgtgcacacacatgctGTTTAAAAGCAGCACAAACTGAGTGCTTAATACAATGTGAAAAAAGATGCTTGGTTGAACCACGTAGCTCACTTAAATTTTTGCCAAAACAGTGcccctgcaataaattacagcaaCGAGGCAATTATTAGATTCTCAGCCATGGCTTTGGGTTGGCTGTGGATCACGAGGTAAAGCAGGTTACCTACTAATCGGAAAGTCGGTGGTTCAAAACCTGAATAATCCAGTCTGCTGGctaaagtatccttgggcaagatacgaaccccaagttgctctccaagTTGTTCAGTgtagtgtgaatggttgtgaATTTTAGATTGAACACACTTAGGTGTAGAAAGAAACTCTggatgaatgaggcatgttttATGGAGTGTTTTGAGTGtttgagtagaaaagtgctatataagaaccagtccatttaccatttatttcttCTGATGTGACTGTTAGATAATCCTCTGTCAGGTTTTCCCAGTCTGTGCTGTGGATGACACATCAACTCGCTTTAGTTTCAATTTGGGAACGTCTCCTCTAAGAACGTTCTATCAATTTCTTGGACattagtagggctgggcgatatgacccaaaattcatatctcgatattttttagctggatggcgatataagatatatatctcgatttttttttaagccataaagtaagaacaaaaagagagttcttagtcaaagctgtgtcccagatgtcacacaggcacttttattaacatagagcacagatgtacatgaaaaattactcaaaattaaattatgagcattcattaaataataatgctccataaataaaagaaaacaaggttgtttttgtgctaaacaaagagctcacaattgtgcagtcaaaatgtaaactaaaagacgctgagcgtaataacaaagacagacagatttcacagctgctctgttcccaagttttactgtgtgactgacagcctggagtttgaaatccgcttcataaccacgtctcttacaggtgccatttatggtccttatacacacacaatacggtaatattacgttgatgcACAGTACATatcactccgcgaagctcctcggtagccgtaatgcgccgacaatctatcaagcggtgcagctccgtagcttaccaaagtcgtactcaaacatttttgacagattgctgagcgccgtgtaccacataaaatcagttcgcggccatcaagcacaaccagaattcatacataaggcgcgctatcaacttttgagagaatgaaaggattttagggttagcgctgttagctcgttagcatgtttagctcgttagcacgttgacgccgtccagccccacgcatggggcgatgcgcagtaactcgttaacggagatttgccgtgtccgtcttgtcgctgcctgcatgtgaagcgatgggggaggagggggagttgtcttcagtgaaggcgaggcggagtaacgttgcgtagagacaaaagtggacgaaagagaggcaaacttgcggctccacaactataattataacgtaacatagactatatcgatataaaggatattgtcacatcttatatctcgtataaaaatatatcgatatgttttaaaaactcgatatatcgcccagctctagacATTAGTGCAGTAGGACATGTAAAGCAGAGAGAAGATAAGAGACTACAGTTGTTGACAACACCTGAGCCTACTGTAAATGTATATCTAAAACCCAGATGGACAGACACCAAAAAGATCCCAAATGTCAGTAATTATGATGAAGGGAAGTTAGTCCTGGCCAGAGCACTTGCAACTGTACTGCTCAGTTGCAGATAAACCACCAAACAAACAATTCATTTCAACAGATATGGTCAAAAGAAGACAATGAGATGAAACCATGTTTTTGAAGTAATGTCTGGATGGTAGGTGCTTTGAAAATGAACAATGTGGAATCTGATTTCATTCTTTCAGCTCTGAAGAATGTAGCATTATCATAGGAAGATCTCAAAAGCTCTCTAAAATCTTCAGAAAATAATTACGTAAAAACCTCAGAGAAGAGCTTCAAGTCATTTGAAAAAAAGTCATTTCACTGTAAGTACAAACGGCTACAAGTGAGCTCAAACGGCTGCCAGTTTGTCCAGACTTGCTGCTCTGCTGACATGCATTTACAGTTATAAAGCGACACAATGCACTTGACCTGCATGGGAAGCAAGCTAGGTAACAGCCCTTGCAAACTAAGGCCTGACAGTAAATACAACATCACACTTTCTGGAAAAATGTGCTCTGGTGAAACAAGGAGAGGTATATATCGAAAGTAAAGTCAAACACAGACCAGAGACAGTTTTTCAAGAAAACAACATCATAACAACACTCAAACACAATAGTGGAAATACCTTAGGAAATGGGCAACTTGCTGAATCAGCTATGAATTTTGAATCTCGAAAACTGGTTGACgttaatttaaaaacattttgttcaAAACTGCTTCCATTTTTGACCAAAGTTGCCTACCAGAGTCTGGTGGACAATTAGGCAATAATGTCTACATTTACTTCTAGGGAGCTGCTCAAGTACTGTATAGTCCATAGTAGTGTAAAGTAGGAGTGCTGGATATCTTGGTAATTTTCTTGGAAGGCAACATGTAAAGTTAATAAAGTGTAATTATTATTGAATAGAGAATTTCAGTTTCCCATGCTTTATCCTATAGTTTAATGTCTTTAAACTTCCTTGCATTTACTACTTACTCGCTGCTGCTAGTAAAGAGGGAGTTGAAAGTAAAGTAACTCTAAGAAATGAAAGTGATAGAGAGATTATGTTCCTGTGTCCCGCATACACTGACTGCATTGTGCTATATCAGGCAGTTAGTCGTGCCATAAAGATATGTGTATACCTTGTTTggcagagaaagaagaaaatctgGTTCTGCCTGGAAGATGAGCGCAAGATAACcgttcttaaaaagaaaaacctttttTCATACCTAACATGAGCATGAGGAAGTACGCCGTCTTTTAAATTTGCTGTTTGAGCTGTTCTTTCTTGATGAGCATACCTCCAATAGCTAAATTAAAAGGTTTACAACCTAAAAGTTGCAACTTTCAGGGTTTCACTTTCATGCCCCCATCAAAGTGGAGGGGCCAATGTTGACAACTGGCACACTAAGCTTCAACAATAATATATTGATTTAAGGTGGATTAAAAAGTATCAACAAATGGAAATCCTGCCTTCCTAGACAAATTAGTTAAACAACACTGGGAACACTTCTGTTTGTAAAAGCGAATACATTTATCTTGCAAACCTTAACTGGTGTGTCAGTTCTCCAGAATAGACTTCCTCCCTCTCAACTCCATCTGCCCTTAAATAATCTATCCCTCTGCACCTCCTCCATCCCTCCTGCCCCCTTGCTGGCAATTCAGCATGATCTTCTGTGCATTTAGTCCCTGTCAGCACTTTGGGAACACTTTATCTAGTTGCCAAAGCGTGCCAAGACACCTGTCCAACAAACCATATGTCGTGATCCTGGTTTAGGAAAGGAGAAGTGgtaacaaaacataaagaacCCTAAAGCAGACATGCATTAGTTTCACTTCCTCCATAGGCAGCATTCAAATACAACATCTTCATACACatgcgcaaaaaaaaaaaaaaaaaaagattctagCAATGGCTGCCAACAGCATGCATGTGAGAAGGAGCCAAGTGGAAGGGCAGCCAAAGAATGCATGCTCAGTAGTTGAGATGCACATGCTGAGTGAGGGTCACATGCTTGGCTCACATgggaaagctgaaaatgtttaaactCAGCTCAAAAATTACATCTGTGGCTCAAGTTCCTTGTCTGGTAATAGACCAATCTGATACAGCTGCTTCATGTAGGCAGGTAAAAAAGAAAGGGATATTTTACATAACCAAAACATCAGCGTAACAGTGATGGAAAGATGTCACACAAAGTTTGGATTCTAAAATGCTGCCATTTCACTGAAAGTCTAAGTCAGCAGGCAAACACTGTATGCTTTCTTCAACATCAGGACAGAAGTGCCTCACAAGCAAAAGGCTCggggagcatttttaatgagatttaaaaaaataataattatatatatatatatatatatatatatatatatatatatatatatatatacacatatatatatatatatatatatatatacatatatacacatatatatatatatatatatatatatacatatatatatatatatatatatatatatatatacacatatatatatatatatatacacacacacacacacacacacacaaaagtaaaCTAGATTGTGATACACCTAGGGGAGGGTACGATGTGAGACTCTTAGGAGTGAAAATAAGGCACATTCTGAAAAACGTTAAGGCTTAGTAAAATATCAGAAAGCAGAGCTAAATATTGGATGCTTAGCCTTTGGGTGTCTTCGCTTATTAAATTTGTTTGCAGTACATAAGTGGAATTCAAGAAAATGCTCATCCTTCGTTTCTGCCTACTCACATGCTTATGagatgaacacagtggaaaactTTATAGTAGAAACCATCCATATCTATAATCTTACTG is drawn from Maylandia zebra isolate NMK-2024a linkage group LG12, Mzebra_GT3a, whole genome shotgun sequence and contains these coding sequences:
- the zbtb34 gene encoding zinc finger and BTB domain-containing protein 34 isoform X1; protein product: MLICKTAVNKLEKRIQEMDDGSYFEFDVPEFSNTVLTQLNELRLQGKLCDIIVHVQGQPFRAHKAVLAASSPYFRDHSALSTMSGLSISVIKSPEVFEQLLAFCYTGHMSLQLKDIISFLTAASFLQMQAIIDKCTQILESLHSKISLPVSVSSPEKDSLQTSRNGVNDSNLFINPTQISPPYYSRQTQAGNEVRLELGGKSLGRVRQQQEEGHSDRGSSDSVSEHDAPVEGETEQVELIGKDGQVTDVHVKIEKTNRPTYSDSSSAGDDGYHTELVDGDQVVAVTVGSYGPVIQPASYSYSGLSSPCFVNLSNTSPSRSILSGFRGGRARAKRPLAIPAGVLSHIKPGSDDGESTVGPTGLENDVRERSLRSQWYPYNERLICIYCGKTFNQKGSLDRHMRLHMGITPFVCKFCGKKYTRKDQLEYHIRGHTDNKPFHCQICGKCFPFQGTLNQHLRKKHLGASEGSNHMDSPERMEGSSGQKDQEDTSEGMAFEAQYAEEAPANEMEESSKCSPEEAQASRCDF
- the zbtb34 gene encoding zinc finger and BTB domain-containing protein 34 isoform X2; amino-acid sequence: MAVNKLEKRIQEMDDGSYFEFDVPEFSNTVLTQLNELRLQGKLCDIIVHVQGQPFRAHKAVLAASSPYFRDHSALSTMSGLSISVIKSPEVFEQLLAFCYTGHMSLQLKDIISFLTAASFLQMQAIIDKCTQILESLHSKISLPVSVSSPEKDSLQTSRNGVNDSNLFINPTQISPPYYSRQTQAGNEVRLELGGKSLGRVRQQQEEGHSDRGSSDSVSEHDAPVEGETEQVELIGKDGQVTDVHVKIEKTNRPTYSDSSSAGDDGYHTELVDGDQVVAVTVGSYGPVIQPASYSYSGLSSPCFVNLSNTSPSRSILSGFRGGRARAKRPLAIPAGVLSHIKPGSDDGESTVGPTGLENDVRERSLRSQWYPYNERLICIYCGKTFNQKGSLDRHMRLHMGITPFVCKFCGKKYTRKDQLEYHIRGHTDNKPFHCQICGKCFPFQGTLNQHLRKKHLGASEGSNHMDSPERMEGSSGQKDQEDTSEGMAFEAQYAEEAPANEMEESSKCSPEEAQASRCDF